From a single Phalacrocorax aristotelis chromosome 1, bGulAri2.1, whole genome shotgun sequence genomic region:
- the LOC142064237 gene encoding rap1 GTPase-activating protein 1-like isoform X29 has translation MSSPVWTFEETVDLFEMIEKMQEHQNFYSTDMSLGYLVLSVKYEQIEKQENLRLLLRTRTGTRHDLIPISCLNEFPSAVQMAKASQLIVAFDEHVISSNFKFGVIYQKPGQTTEEEVFSNTEESLGFLEFLDFLGDKIQLQDFRGFRGGLDVTRGQTGTESVYTNFRGNEIMFHVSTKLPFTEGDSQQLQRKRHIGNDIVAIIFQDESTPFVPDMIASNFLHAYVVVQLTHGTSGDTLYKVSVTARDDVPFFGPPLPNPAIFRKSAEFREFLLVKLINAEYSCYRAEKFAKLEERTRSALLESLFEELQLRSRSMMGLPIGDNDKIENGSGGFLENFKRVIRGRSQSLDTMGISMRKQQPATLPSRPTTAGLALSQSVAEGPKAIAASFALPGRSPSRTRASRFHGRRSSAIGIENIREEKRYEPWEDETEKNPGRDTTERIQKVLDSPGTFFDLKSDGSSSPSSPEFPSRKSKMLRSQASGYCVMQPFSCSSSSVSSCCSGLRENETSKEEENDRELMCSLEGPPKQDSMVQSMWLDDSDCTPSTSSSPGSRLLPSSSVAGSTGKGSKADAQHHNPDLKEISLGAKTTRLHLLFHQHVDLFSLPSYDYKK, from the exons GAGCACCAGAACTTTTATTCTACTGACATGTCCTTGGGCTATCTGGTACTTTCTGTGAAGTATGAACAGATtgagaaacaggaaaatctGCGTCTGTTGCTGAG GACTCGGACTGGCACCAGACATGACCTGATCCCCATTTCCTGTCTGAATGAGTTTCCCAGTGCTGTCCAGATGGCAAAG GCTTCGCAGCTTATTGTTGCGTTTGATGAACATGTCATAAGCAGTAACTTCAAATTTGGGGTCATCTACCAGAAACCTGGACAG ACAACTGAAGAAGAAGTCTTCAGTAACACAGAAGAGAGTCTGGGTTTCTTGGAGTTCCTGGATTTCCTTGGTGACAAGATCCAGCTGCAGGATTTCCGTGG GTTCCGGGGAGGCTTGGATGTCACTAGAGGTCAAACGGGCACCGAGTCCGTCTATACAAACTTCCGGGGCAACGAGATCATGTTTCATGTGTCTACAAAGCTTCCCTTCACAGAGGGAGATTCCCAGCAG cttcaGCGGAAGCGTCACATTGGGAATGACATTGTGGCCATCATCTTCCAGGATGAAAGCACGCCTTTTGTCCCTGATATGATTGCTTCTAATTTCCTACATGCTTATGTGGTAGTTCAGCTCACTCATGGCACCAGTGGGGACACTCTCTACAAG GTTTCAGTCACAGCCCGAGATGATGTCCCATTCTTTGGGCCACCTCTGCCAAATCCAGCCATATTTAGAAAG AGTGCAGAGTTTCGTGAATTCCTCCTGGTCAAGCTCATCAATGCCGAGTACAGCTGTTATCGAGCTGAGAAATTTGCTAAATTAGAG GAAAGGACTCGGAGTGCCCTCTTGGAGAGCCTTTTTGAGGAGCTCCAGCTTCGCAGCCGCAGTATGATGGGATTGCCCATAGGAGACAATGACAAGATAGAGAATGGTAGTGGGGGCTTCCTCGAGAATTTCAAG CGGGTCATCAGAGGCCGCAGCCAGAGCCTGGATACCATGGGGATATCCATGAGAAAACAGCAGCCCGCTACCCTGCCCAGCCGCCCAACTACAGCTGGCCTTGCCCTCAGCCAGAGTGTCGCCGAGGGCCCTAAGGCCATTGCTGCG tCTTTTGCCTTACCTGGTAGGAGCCCATCACGTACTCGAGCCAGCCGCTTCCATGGGCGACGGAGCAGTGCCATTGGCATTGAGAACATACGGGAGGAAAAGAGGTATGAGCCATGGGAAGATGAGACAGAGAAAAATCCAGGAAG AGATACTACAGAGAGGATACAGAAGGTGCTGGACAGTCCAGGAACCTTCTTTGACCTGAAGTCTGATGGATCATCCAGTCCCAGCTCCCCAGAGTTCCCCAGCAGGAAGAGCAA AATGCTCAGGAGTCAGGCTTCAGGATACTGTGTGATGCAGCCATTCTCATGTTCTTCATCCAGTGTAAGCAGTTGTTGCAGTGGTTTGAGGGAAAATGAAACAtcaaaggaagaggagaatgaCAGG GAGCTGATGTGCTCTCTTGAGGGCCCTCCAAAACAGGACTCAATGGTTCAGAGTATGTGGCTGGATGACAGTGACTGCACACCCAGTACTTCCAGCTCACcag GAAGCAGGTTGCTTCCTTCCAGCAGTGTTGCTGGCTCCActggaaaaggcagcaaagcagaTGCTCAGCACCATAATCCA
- the LOC142064237 gene encoding rap1 GTPase-activating protein 1-like isoform X26, whose protein sequence is MSSPVWTFEEEHQNFYSTDMSLGYLVLSVKYEQIEKQENLRLLLRTRTGTRHDLIPISCLNEFPSAVQMAKLLCEDVNVERFFPVLYPKASQLIVAFDEHVISSNFKFGVIYQKPGQTTEEEVFSNTEESLGFLEFLDFLGDKIQLQDFRGFRGGLDVTRGQTGTESVYTNFRGNEIMFHVSTKLPFTEGDSQQLQRKRHIGNDIVAIIFQDESTPFVPDMIASNFLHAYVVVQLTHGTSGDTLYKVSVTARDDVPFFGPPLPNPAIFRKSAEFREFLLVKLINAEYSCYRAEKFAKLEERTRSALLESLFEELQLRSRSMMGLPIGDNDKIENGSGGFLENFKRVIRGRSQSLDTMGISMRKQQPATLPSRPTTAGLALSQSVAEGPKAIAASFALPGRSPSRTRASRFHGRRSSAIGIENIREEKRYEPWEDETEKNPGRDTTERIQKVLDSPGTFFDLKSDGSSSPSSPEFPSRKSKMLRSQASGYCVMQPFSCSSSSVSSCCSGLRENETSKEEENDRELMCSLEGPPKQDSMVQSMWLDDSDCTPSTSSSPGSRLLPSSSVAGSTGKGSKADAQHHNPDLKEISLGAKTTRLHLLFHQHVDLFSLPSYDYKK, encoded by the exons GAGCACCAGAACTTTTATTCTACTGACATGTCCTTGGGCTATCTGGTACTTTCTGTGAAGTATGAACAGATtgagaaacaggaaaatctGCGTCTGTTGCTGAG GACTCGGACTGGCACCAGACATGACCTGATCCCCATTTCCTGTCTGAATGAGTTTCCCAGTGCTGTCCAGATGGCAAAG CTACTGTGTGAGGATGTGAATGTTGAACGCTTCTTTCCTGTCCTCTACCCCAAG GCTTCGCAGCTTATTGTTGCGTTTGATGAACATGTCATAAGCAGTAACTTCAAATTTGGGGTCATCTACCAGAAACCTGGACAG ACAACTGAAGAAGAAGTCTTCAGTAACACAGAAGAGAGTCTGGGTTTCTTGGAGTTCCTGGATTTCCTTGGTGACAAGATCCAGCTGCAGGATTTCCGTGG GTTCCGGGGAGGCTTGGATGTCACTAGAGGTCAAACGGGCACCGAGTCCGTCTATACAAACTTCCGGGGCAACGAGATCATGTTTCATGTGTCTACAAAGCTTCCCTTCACAGAGGGAGATTCCCAGCAG cttcaGCGGAAGCGTCACATTGGGAATGACATTGTGGCCATCATCTTCCAGGATGAAAGCACGCCTTTTGTCCCTGATATGATTGCTTCTAATTTCCTACATGCTTATGTGGTAGTTCAGCTCACTCATGGCACCAGTGGGGACACTCTCTACAAG GTTTCAGTCACAGCCCGAGATGATGTCCCATTCTTTGGGCCACCTCTGCCAAATCCAGCCATATTTAGAAAG AGTGCAGAGTTTCGTGAATTCCTCCTGGTCAAGCTCATCAATGCCGAGTACAGCTGTTATCGAGCTGAGAAATTTGCTAAATTAGAG GAAAGGACTCGGAGTGCCCTCTTGGAGAGCCTTTTTGAGGAGCTCCAGCTTCGCAGCCGCAGTATGATGGGATTGCCCATAGGAGACAATGACAAGATAGAGAATGGTAGTGGGGGCTTCCTCGAGAATTTCAAG CGGGTCATCAGAGGCCGCAGCCAGAGCCTGGATACCATGGGGATATCCATGAGAAAACAGCAGCCCGCTACCCTGCCCAGCCGCCCAACTACAGCTGGCCTTGCCCTCAGCCAGAGTGTCGCCGAGGGCCCTAAGGCCATTGCTGCG tCTTTTGCCTTACCTGGTAGGAGCCCATCACGTACTCGAGCCAGCCGCTTCCATGGGCGACGGAGCAGTGCCATTGGCATTGAGAACATACGGGAGGAAAAGAGGTATGAGCCATGGGAAGATGAGACAGAGAAAAATCCAGGAAG AGATACTACAGAGAGGATACAGAAGGTGCTGGACAGTCCAGGAACCTTCTTTGACCTGAAGTCTGATGGATCATCCAGTCCCAGCTCCCCAGAGTTCCCCAGCAGGAAGAGCAA AATGCTCAGGAGTCAGGCTTCAGGATACTGTGTGATGCAGCCATTCTCATGTTCTTCATCCAGTGTAAGCAGTTGTTGCAGTGGTTTGAGGGAAAATGAAACAtcaaaggaagaggagaatgaCAGG GAGCTGATGTGCTCTCTTGAGGGCCCTCCAAAACAGGACTCAATGGTTCAGAGTATGTGGCTGGATGACAGTGACTGCACACCCAGTACTTCCAGCTCACcag GAAGCAGGTTGCTTCCTTCCAGCAGTGTTGCTGGCTCCActggaaaaggcagcaaagcagaTGCTCAGCACCATAATCCA
- the LOC142064237 gene encoding rap1 GTPase-activating protein 1-like isoform X30 → MSLGYLVLSVKYEQIEKQENLRLLLRTRTGTRHDLIPISCLNEFPSAVQMAKLLCEDVNVERFFPVLYPKASQLIVAFDEHVISSNFKFGVIYQKPGQTTEEEVFSNTEESLGFLEFLDFLGDKIQLQDFRGFRGGLDVTRGQTGTESVYTNFRGNEIMFHVSTKLPFTEGDSQQLQRKRHIGNDIVAIIFQDESTPFVPDMIASNFLHAYVVVQLTHGTSGDTLYKVSVTARDDVPFFGPPLPNPAIFRKSAEFREFLLVKLINAEYSCYRAEKFAKLEERTRSALLESLFEELQLRSRSMMGLPIGDNDKIENGSGGFLENFKRVIRGRSQSLDTMGISMRKQQPATLPSRPTTAGLALSQSVAEGPKAIAASFALPGRSPSRTRASRFHGRRSSAIGIENIREEKRYEPWEDETEKNPGRDTTERIQKVLDSPGTFFDLKSDGSSSPSSPEFPSRKSKMLRSQASGYCVMQPFSCSSSSVSSCCSGLRENETSKEEENDRELMCSLEGPPKQDSMVQSMWLDDSDCTPSTSSSPGSRLLPSSSVAGSTGKGSKADAQHHNPDLKEISLGAKTTRLHLLFHQHVDLFSLPSYDYKK, encoded by the exons ATGTCCTTGGGCTATCTGGTACTTTCTGTGAAGTATGAACAGATtgagaaacaggaaaatctGCGTCTGTTGCTGAG GACTCGGACTGGCACCAGACATGACCTGATCCCCATTTCCTGTCTGAATGAGTTTCCCAGTGCTGTCCAGATGGCAAAG CTACTGTGTGAGGATGTGAATGTTGAACGCTTCTTTCCTGTCCTCTACCCCAAG GCTTCGCAGCTTATTGTTGCGTTTGATGAACATGTCATAAGCAGTAACTTCAAATTTGGGGTCATCTACCAGAAACCTGGACAG ACAACTGAAGAAGAAGTCTTCAGTAACACAGAAGAGAGTCTGGGTTTCTTGGAGTTCCTGGATTTCCTTGGTGACAAGATCCAGCTGCAGGATTTCCGTGG GTTCCGGGGAGGCTTGGATGTCACTAGAGGTCAAACGGGCACCGAGTCCGTCTATACAAACTTCCGGGGCAACGAGATCATGTTTCATGTGTCTACAAAGCTTCCCTTCACAGAGGGAGATTCCCAGCAG cttcaGCGGAAGCGTCACATTGGGAATGACATTGTGGCCATCATCTTCCAGGATGAAAGCACGCCTTTTGTCCCTGATATGATTGCTTCTAATTTCCTACATGCTTATGTGGTAGTTCAGCTCACTCATGGCACCAGTGGGGACACTCTCTACAAG GTTTCAGTCACAGCCCGAGATGATGTCCCATTCTTTGGGCCACCTCTGCCAAATCCAGCCATATTTAGAAAG AGTGCAGAGTTTCGTGAATTCCTCCTGGTCAAGCTCATCAATGCCGAGTACAGCTGTTATCGAGCTGAGAAATTTGCTAAATTAGAG GAAAGGACTCGGAGTGCCCTCTTGGAGAGCCTTTTTGAGGAGCTCCAGCTTCGCAGCCGCAGTATGATGGGATTGCCCATAGGAGACAATGACAAGATAGAGAATGGTAGTGGGGGCTTCCTCGAGAATTTCAAG CGGGTCATCAGAGGCCGCAGCCAGAGCCTGGATACCATGGGGATATCCATGAGAAAACAGCAGCCCGCTACCCTGCCCAGCCGCCCAACTACAGCTGGCCTTGCCCTCAGCCAGAGTGTCGCCGAGGGCCCTAAGGCCATTGCTGCG tCTTTTGCCTTACCTGGTAGGAGCCCATCACGTACTCGAGCCAGCCGCTTCCATGGGCGACGGAGCAGTGCCATTGGCATTGAGAACATACGGGAGGAAAAGAGGTATGAGCCATGGGAAGATGAGACAGAGAAAAATCCAGGAAG AGATACTACAGAGAGGATACAGAAGGTGCTGGACAGTCCAGGAACCTTCTTTGACCTGAAGTCTGATGGATCATCCAGTCCCAGCTCCCCAGAGTTCCCCAGCAGGAAGAGCAA AATGCTCAGGAGTCAGGCTTCAGGATACTGTGTGATGCAGCCATTCTCATGTTCTTCATCCAGTGTAAGCAGTTGTTGCAGTGGTTTGAGGGAAAATGAAACAtcaaaggaagaggagaatgaCAGG GAGCTGATGTGCTCTCTTGAGGGCCCTCCAAAACAGGACTCAATGGTTCAGAGTATGTGGCTGGATGACAGTGACTGCACACCCAGTACTTCCAGCTCACcag GAAGCAGGTTGCTTCCTTCCAGCAGTGTTGCTGGCTCCActggaaaaggcagcaaagcagaTGCTCAGCACCATAATCCA